The DNA window AGGCGCAGAATACAATTCGATCTTTAAAACGCGTATCAAGCTGCACGGCAGGTGTTCTCGATACGGTAATGAAAGGCGTTCGATTTCACCGCAGTACAGCACGGTTGCCGCACGGCACAGTTCGGAAGCGAGAAGGGGTTCGTCATGACTGTAGTGAAAATGACCGATTTGAATCTCAGCGGGAAGCGTGTCCTGATCCGTGCTGACCTGAACGTACCCGTCAAAGACGGAAAAGTTACCTCCGACGCCCGTATCCGAGCGACTCTCCCGTGAGGCCCGTTTTCATGGCATGGGTGCGATCAGTTCTATGGTCGGGAAATAGCCGCGATACCGGGCAGCGTCACGTGTGAGCAGTCGATATCCGGCGACTGCGGCATGGGCGCCGATGTAGAAGTCGGGCATTGGGGAGCGCTTCTCGCCGCTGTTACGGCGATAGCGCTGAAATGCCTTGCCCGCCAGGAAGCCGGCTCGGAACGGTAGGGCTTCACGCTCGAACTCGTCGGCGGGCAACAGATCGTCGAGATCTTCGACGGTGTCGTACCCGACGGAGACCTCCGCGTAGATGATCGGGTTGATGACCACTCGGCCGGAATCGAGGGCCTCGGTGATTCGATCCATTGACCAGGCCGCCCAGTGCTCGTCATTGGTCATGACATCGAGTAGGACGCACGAATCGATCAGGACGGCCGGTCCGCCTATCGGCGTTGGACTACTCGCCACGGAGCAGATCCATGATCTCGTCCGTGCTCATGCCTTCGATATCTCGGCTGTCTGCGGTTCCGCGGAGCCGCCGGACGAGTCGTTGTCCACGAGTAGGGGCGCCTTCGGTGCGCACGATCCGAAGGGCGCCATCGACCTCTATGATTTCGACGTCGTCGCCCTCGCGCAGATTGTGCTTGGCGCGCAGCTGTGCGGGGATTGTCACCTGGCCCTTGCTGTTGAGCAACACGGTATCCTCCTCGAGCCGTACCTGTAATACGTGTACTACGTAATACTAGCGCGAGCGGCCTGACCAGCACAGTCGCGCCAATAACAACATTTGATGTGTCGATAACTTCGCTCTAGGTGAAAGTATCGGTGCGCACCACCCTCTTATACGCATTGCCCCAGAGCCGTGCGTACGACCTCACCCGGCTCACGGTCGGACCGAGTGGTCAGAGTCGGTGCGGCGCGGATCGGCAATGACCGGGCGGCCGCGTGAACGACAATCGGCCCGCCGGGGCAGGTCCGGCGGGCCGATCGGGTGCGGATGCCGCCTCTTTCGGCGACCTGCAAGCAGTTGCTAGCTGACCGTTTCGAGCGACCTGCGAGCAGTCGCTAGCGACGAGGTCAGGCAGGGGTTTCCGCGAGGAGCGAGCCGAGGGCGCGCAGGTGGTCGGTGGCTGCGCCGAGGGCGAATTCGTTGTGTTTGGCGGCGGTGAAGTAGTTGTGCACGATGTGGTCGCGGTCGATGCCGACGCCGCCGTGTACGTGCACGACGGTGTGGGCCACTCGGTGTCCGGCGTCGGCGGCCCAGAACTTGGCGGTGTGTACCGCTTCGGCGGCGGCGAGATCCTCGGAGACGCGCCAGGCCGCCTGGGTGACCGCCAGCCGCAGGCCCTGCACGTCGATGTAAGCGTCGGCGAGGCGCTGGGCGACGGCCTGGAAGCTGCCGACGGCCTTGCCGAATTGTTCACGCTCGCGGGCATATTCGGCGACCAGCTCGAGTGCGCGTTCCAGGGTGCCGAGCTGCTGAGCGCTCAGGCCGAGCCAGGCTCGGGTCAGGATCCAGTCCAGGATTTCGGCGCCGGAGTCCACCGTCGCGACCAATTCAGCTGGGGTGTCATGGAATTCGACGCCGAATTCGGCACTGAAGTCGACCACGCCCTGCGCTGTCACTGTGACAGTCGGATCGCCGGGGTCGACCAGGAACAGTGCCGCGGCGCCGGAAACCGTTGCCGGGATTAGGATTCGGGCCGCACTATCGGCATAGGGCACCGTGGTTTTGGCACCGGTCAGCCGCCAGCCGCCGTCGGTCTCGTGGGCCACCGTGGTCGGCTCGGTCGGCTCCCAGTTGTGCTCCTCGGCGAGCCCGGCCGTGAGGATGACGCTGCCCTCGCCGGCCTGACGCGCCCAATCCTGTTGTGCGGCAGAGCCGAAGCGCGCCAGCGCGCCCGCGCCGACCACGATCGACCACAGGTAGGGGACCGCGGCGACATGTCTGCCGAGTTCACGCAGTACGGCACTCTGCTCGAGCGCCCCGAAGTCGCCGCCGCCCACCGACTCGGGCAGTGCGGCGGCCAGCACGCCGGTCTCGGCGAGCGACTGCCACAGCGGTTGATCGAAACGGCCCTGGGTATCGAGTTCGCGGATCCGGTCGGCGGTGACCAATTTGGCGCAGACCTCGGCGGTCAGGCGGGTCAGGTCGAGCTGGGCTTCGGTGGGAGTGAAATCCATGGTGTCTACCTGCTTTCTCAGCGCGCCGCGGCGGGTTGCTTCAGTGCGGTCATGGCGATGATGTCGCGCTGGACCTCGTTGGTGCCGCCGCCGAAGGTGAGGATCAGGGCGGCGCGATGGAACCGCTCCAACCGTCCGCGCAGTTCCGCGCCGGGGGAGTCCTGGCGCAGATAGGCCTGCGGGCCGAGGATTTCCATCAGCAGTCGGTAGGCCTCGGTGGACAGTTCGGTGCCGTAGACCTTGCAGGTCGAGGCGTCCCACGGGCGCGGCGCGGCATCGCCGCCCGCATCGGCGCGGCTGGCGATCTCCCAGTTGAGCAGCTTCAGATATTCGACCTTGGCCTGCACCCTGGCCAGATTGAGCCGCACCCATTCCTGATCGATCACCCGGGAACCGTCGCCCGCCTTGGTGTTGCGGGCCCATTCGGTGGTCTGGTTCAGCGCAACGGTGAGCGGTCCGGCGGAGGTCAGCGCGACGCGTTCGTGGTTGAGCTGGTTGGTGATCAGCGCCCAGCCACCGTTCTCCTGGCCGACCAGTGAACTCGCCGGGACGCGAACGTCCTGGTAGTAGGTGGCGCTGGTATCCGGTCCGGCCATGGTGTGCACCGGGGTCCAGGAGAAGCCCTCGGCCGTGGTCGGCACGATGAGCATGCTGATGCCCTTGTGCTTCTTGGCATTCGGATCGGTGCGCACGGCGAGCCAGACATAGTCGGCGTACGCGATCAGGCTGGTCCACATCTTCTGGCCGTTGATCACGTAGTCGTCGCCGTCGCGTACGGCGGTGGTGCGCAGGCTGGCCAGGTCGGTGCCGGCCCCCGGCTCCGAGTAGCCGATGGCGAAGTGCAGTTCGCCCGCGGCGATCTTGGGCAGGAAGAACTTCTTCTGCTCTTCGCTGCCGTAATGCATGATCGTCGGCGCCACGGAGTTGATGGTCAGGAACGGCACCGGCGCGCCGGCGATGGCCGCCTCATCGGTGAAGATCAACTGATCCATGGTCGGGCGGTCCTGGCCGCCGTATTCCTTGGGCCAGGCCAGGGTGAGCCAGCCGTCGCGCCCCATCTCCTGGACGACCTCGCGATAGACGTTGCCGTGCCCGTACTCGCCGGTGGTCGCGCTGAGCGCGGCTCGGCGCTCCGGGGTGATCAGCCGCGCGAAGTAGTCGCGCAGCTCCGCGCGGAGCTCTTCCTGCTGCGGCGTGTACGCAATGCGCATGGCAAAACCTCTTGGGGGATGGTCAGCCGACGGAGCTTGCGGAGTCGGCGGGGGTGGGTAGGCAGAGCCTTCGTTCGATGTCGGTCAACCGATCATTGCATATGAACTGAAACATGTTCCAGTATTGACGGCTAATGCGGTCGATGGCGGCGCGCGACACCACATCGTGTTGTTAGGCTTCGATCAGAGGATCAGTGAAGGAGTTGCCATGAAGGTCAGTGTCGATCTGGACCAGTGCGAGGCCAACGGAATCTGTGTCGGATTCGCTCCCGACGTCTTTGAACTCGATGACGACGACGTACTGCACATCGTGGATGGCGAGGTGTCGGAGGATCGGCTCGATGATGTGCGCGACGCGGTTGCTCAGTGTCCGAAAGCGGCCCTGCGGCTGGAATGACGGGTGCTTGCCGTAAAAAGGAACACGTTCTAGAGTCGGCCCCGTGAGTGAGCGAAGCGAGCGAACCGTGTCACAGCGTGTTTCACACACGGCGGAGCCGAGCGCCAGCGAGGTGCAGCCGTGAGTGATGTAGACAACACGGGTGTGAGCCTCGCGGGCAAGGTGGCCATCGTGACCGGCGGTGGCGCCGGACTGGGGCGCGCCGAGGCGCTCGCCCTGGCGGGTGCGGGTGCGTCCGTGGTGGTCAACGATCTGTCGGAATCGGAGGCGGTGGCCGAAACCCTCGCCGATATCCGGGCGCTCGACGCCAAGGCGGAGTTCGTCGCGGGCAGCATCGCGGAGCGTTCGACCGCGGACGCGCTCATCCGCACCGCCGCGGAGGCGTTCGGCAGCCTCGACATCGTGGTGAACAACGCGGGCATCACCCGGGACCGGATGCTGTTCAACATGACCGACGAGGACTTCGACGCGGTCGTCGCGGTGCATCTGCGCGGTCATTTCCTCTTGACCCGCAACGCGGGCGCCTACTGGCGGGCCAAGTCCAAGGAGGCGGGTGCGCCGATCTACGGCAGGCTCGTCAACACCTCCTCCGAGGCCGGTCTGCTCGGCCCGGAAGGACAGGCCAACTACGGCGCGGCCAAGGCCGGCATCACCGCGCTGACGTTGTCCGCCGCGCGCGGACTGTCCCGTTTC is part of the Nocardia sp. NBC_00565 genome and encodes:
- a CDS encoding type II toxin-antitoxin system VapC family toxin, whose translation is MASSPTPIGGPAVLIDSCVLLDVMTNDEHWAAWSMDRITEALDSGRVVINPIIYAEVSVGYDTVEDLDDLLPADEFEREALPFRAGFLAGKAFQRYRRNSGEKRSPMPDFYIGAHAAVAGYRLLTRDAARYRGYFPTIELIAPMP
- a CDS encoding AbrB/MazE/SpoVT family DNA-binding domain-containing protein, which translates into the protein MLLNSKGQVTIPAQLRAKHNLREGDDVEIIEVDGALRIVRTEGAPTRGQRLVRRLRGTADSRDIEGMSTDEIMDLLRGE
- a CDS encoding acyl-CoA dehydrogenase family protein, with protein sequence MDFTPTEAQLDLTRLTAEVCAKLVTADRIRELDTQGRFDQPLWQSLAETGVLAAALPESVGGGDFGALEQSAVLRELGRHVAAVPYLWSIVVGAGALARFGSAAQQDWARQAGEGSVILTAGLAEEHNWEPTEPTTVAHETDGGWRLTGAKTTVPYADSAARILIPATVSGAAALFLVDPGDPTVTVTAQGVVDFSAEFGVEFHDTPAELVATVDSGAEILDWILTRAWLGLSAQQLGTLERALELVAEYAREREQFGKAVGSFQAVAQRLADAYIDVQGLRLAVTQAAWRVSEDLAAAEAVHTAKFWAADAGHRVAHTVVHVHGGVGIDRDHIVHNYFTAAKHNEFALGAATDHLRALGSLLAETPA
- a CDS encoding acyl-CoA dehydrogenase family protein translates to MRIAYTPQQEELRAELRDYFARLITPERRAALSATTGEYGHGNVYREVVQEMGRDGWLTLAWPKEYGGQDRPTMDQLIFTDEAAIAGAPVPFLTINSVAPTIMHYGSEEQKKFFLPKIAAGELHFAIGYSEPGAGTDLASLRTTAVRDGDDYVINGQKMWTSLIAYADYVWLAVRTDPNAKKHKGISMLIVPTTAEGFSWTPVHTMAGPDTSATYYQDVRVPASSLVGQENGGWALITNQLNHERVALTSAGPLTVALNQTTEWARNTKAGDGSRVIDQEWVRLNLARVQAKVEYLKLLNWEIASRADAGGDAAPRPWDASTCKVYGTELSTEAYRLLMEILGPQAYLRQDSPGAELRGRLERFHRAALILTFGGGTNEVQRDIIAMTALKQPAAAR
- a CDS encoding ferredoxin encodes the protein MKVSVDLDQCEANGICVGFAPDVFELDDDDVLHIVDGEVSEDRLDDVRDAVAQCPKAALRLE
- a CDS encoding 3-oxoacyl-ACP reductase encodes the protein MSDVDNTGVSLAGKVAIVTGGGAGLGRAEALALAGAGASVVVNDLSESEAVAETLADIRALDAKAEFVAGSIAERSTADALIRTAAEAFGSLDIVVNNAGITRDRMLFNMTDEDFDAVVAVHLRGHFLLTRNAGAYWRAKSKEAGAPIYGRLVNTSSEAGLLGPEGQANYGAAKAGITALTLSAARGLSRFGVRANAIAPRARTAMTEKVFSAAPEGEIDPLSPDHVARLVAFLASPAADAVNGQLFVVYGPMVALMAAPIVEQRFDAADGLWSANDLAATLGGYFAERSAGRTFSASSLIDLGP